One Carassius auratus strain Wakin unplaced genomic scaffold, ASM336829v1 scaf_tig00216852, whole genome shotgun sequence DNA window includes the following coding sequences:
- the LOC113099066 gene encoding uncharacterized protein LOC113099066 translates to MIHKTFFLFLWIWFSHVVIGDTDEVKSVSVTEGDSVSLNSGVSEVQRDDQILWIFNINNSDIRIAEIHKQVIDMFNSKEIFGDRLQLDIRTGSLTIRNIRTEHSGLYKLQIIKAAGITYKSFSVAVYARLPVPVITRDTSNCSSSSSSSSSKRSSVSNCSLLCSAVNVSAVTLSWYKGNSLLSSISVSDLSISLSLPLEVEYQENNIYSCVINNPITNQTQHNINITQLCQPCEELMQQSQMVVISVIVIALIVVVAVGVIYFYNKNRKEACPEGKYYSFHHIL, encoded by the exons ATGATTCATAAAACTTTTTTCCTCTTCCTATGGATTTGGTTCTCACATG ttgTTATTGGTGAtacagatgaagtgaagtcagtgtcagtgactgaAGGAGATTCTGTCTCTCTTAACTCTGGTGTCTCTGAAGTACAGAGAGATGATCAAATACTGTGGATATTTAACATTAACAATTCAGACATTCGTATTGCTGAAATCCATAAGCAGGTCATTGATATGTTTAACAGTAAAGAGATATTTGGAGACAGACTCCAGTTGGACATTcggactggatctctgaccatcagaaacatcagaactgaacactctggactttataaactacagatcatcaaAGCTGCTGGGATCACATACAAGAGTTTTTCTGttgctgtctatg ctcgtctgcctgttcctgtcatcaccaGAGACACTTCAaactgttcttcatcatcatcatcatcatcatctaaacGTTCATCAGTGTCtaattgttcactgctgtgttcagctgtgaatgtgagtgctgtgactctctcctggtacaaaggaaacagtttattgtccagcatcagtgtgtctgatctcagcatcagtctctctctacctctggaggtggaatatcaggagaacaacatctacagctgtgtgatcaacaatcccatcacaaaccagactcaacacaacatcaacatcactcaactctgtcagccATGTGAAG AGCTCATGCAGCAGTCACAGATGGTGGTAATATCAGTTATAGTGATAGCTCTGATCGTGGTTGTAGCTGTGGGGGTGATATACTTTTACAACAAGAATCGCAAAGAAGCATGCCCAGAAGGCAAGTATTACTCTTTTCATCACATATTATGA